In Treponema rectale, a single genomic region encodes these proteins:
- a CDS encoding glycoside hydrolase, whose amino-acid sequence MKAKKIIAATALGAMIAGYGFSQDNETSDADKKTADVIVVDKKNASPFGPFEGWGTSFCWWANRIGYSDVLSQQAAELLYSNEGNSLGFNVIRFNIGGGDDPSHHHITRTDSNMPGYATLNEDGTLKYDWTADHNQRNVLLRALKVGGDGVIVEAFSNSAPYFMTYSGCSSGAEHAEDNNLRDDQYENFAEYMATVMEHYKKEWGVSFQSCDPMNEPATNYWGANSWKQEGCHFDIGESQSRMLVEMNKALKRHGLSKVILCGTDETSIDTQTYAFSQLSDEAKKVLKRIDVHTYEGVGREELRELAVANKKGLWMSEVDGGDRAGEDAGEMGPALSFAKRIVIDMNGLLPSTWIMWQAIDNHISKVGMNGNEDRHDMIDLNHERWGYWGLVVTDHDNEKIILTKKYFACAQFSKYIRPGCTILESADFSVSAYDPKKKQVVIVAVNDKKSDKEIQIDLSSFKKTGNTSRVIRTSGSMADGENIKELDPINLDGRILNATLLPNSVTTFIIDNVK is encoded by the coding sequence ATGAAAGCAAAAAAGATCATTGCAGCAACGGCTTTAGGTGCCATGATTGCAGGTTACGGATTTTCTCAGGACAATGAAACTTCAGACGCAGATAAAAAAACTGCTGACGTAATCGTTGTAGATAAAAAAAATGCATCACCATTCGGTCCTTTTGAAGGCTGGGGTACAAGTTTCTGCTGGTGGGCAAACAGAATCGGATATTCTGACGTTCTTTCACAGCAGGCAGCTGAACTTCTTTACAGCAATGAAGGAAACAGCCTGGGCTTTAACGTTATCCGCTTTAATATCGGCGGCGGAGACGATCCTTCCCATCATCACATCACCCGTACTGATTCCAACATGCCGGGTTATGCAACCCTTAATGAAGACGGCACTTTAAAATATGACTGGACAGCTGACCATAACCAGCGCAATGTTCTTCTTCGTGCACTTAAAGTAGGAGGCGACGGAGTAATCGTTGAAGCCTTCTCCAACTCAGCACCATACTTCATGACATATTCAGGCTGTTCTTCCGGAGCAGAACATGCAGAAGACAACAACCTTCGTGATGACCAGTACGAAAATTTTGCAGAATATATGGCAACTGTAATGGAACACTACAAAAAAGAATGGGGTGTAAGTTTCCAGAGCTGTGATCCAATGAATGAACCTGCTACAAATTACTGGGGTGCAAATTCCTGGAAGCAGGAAGGATGCCATTTTGACATCGGAGAAAGTCAGAGCCGCATGCTTGTAGAAATGAATAAAGCACTTAAACGCCACGGACTTTCTAAAGTAATTCTCTGCGGAACTGATGAAACAAGTATCGACACTCAGACTTACGCATTCAGCCAGCTCAGTGATGAAGCAAAAAAAGTTCTTAAAAGAATTGACGTTCACACTTATGAAGGTGTTGGCCGTGAAGAACTTCGCGAACTTGCAGTTGCAAATAAAAAAGGTCTCTGGATGAGTGAAGTTGACGGTGGCGACCGTGCAGGAGAAGATGCAGGAGAAATGGGACCAGCCCTTTCTTTTGCAAAAAGAATCGTTATTGATATGAACGGACTTCTTCCTTCAACCTGGATAATGTGGCAGGCAATCGACAATCATATTTCTAAAGTCGGCATGAATGGAAATGAAGACCGCCATGACATGATTGACCTTAATCATGAACGCTGGGGATACTGGGGACTTGTTGTAACAGATCATGACAACGAAAAAATTATTCTTACAAAAAAATATTTTGCATGCGCTCAGTTCTCAAAATATATTCGTCCAGGATGTACAATTCTTGAATCAGCAGACTTCTCTGTTTCTGCTTACGATCCAAAAAAGAAACAGGTTGTTATAGTTGCCGTAAATGATAAAAAATCTGACAAAGAAATTCAGATTGATCTTTCTTCATTCAAGAAGACCGGAAATACTTCCCGCGTAATCAGAACAAGCGGAAGCATGGCTGACGGAGAAAACATTAAGGAACTTGATCCTATCAACCTTGATGGAAGAATTCTTAACGCAACTCTCCTTCCAAACTCAGTTACAACATTCATCATTGATAATGTAAAATAA
- a CDS encoding helix-turn-helix domain-containing protein codes for MPINNAVAETLRELRQKKGVSQEKFADAIDSHQVYISEIENGKKIPSLTTLYKAAHYFDLSLSEFTALIEKKI; via the coding sequence ATGCCGATTAATAATGCAGTTGCAGAAACTCTGCGGGAACTGCGCCAAAAAAAAGGTGTATCTCAAGAAAAATTTGCCGATGCAATCGATTCCCATCAGGTATATATTTCTGAAATTGAAAACGGCAAAAAAATTCCATCTTTAACCACTCTCTATAAAGCCGCTCATTATTTTGACCTCTCTTTAAGTGAATTCACTGCACTCATCGAGAAAAAAATATAA
- a CDS encoding efflux RND transporter permease subunit, protein MLQKTSHVLLLCLVLFVRSLRGVIVPMIATSAGIGSVLGLSSLMGITADSNMITLPILLGMALSVGYSVHYVNSFRMHFRRTGLRKDSVVKAVEETGWPILFTVITTVASLISFLFAGIGPIRWVGGISASIVFTVYLYVITLIPILMSFGKDKQILITEPETKKNGATKADLCFEKIGNKIIDKKLLISAASFIIIAAMIPGIFKISVNMDYIEMMEKKIPYVERLLNMLSGKLGSLYSYDVMISYDDPEAFKNSDSLKNLEALENKLGSLNLTKISGEKPRVTSACQMMKEINRMFNEDDINFYSIPDDDDIIAQNLVFYSDSFKDWFDIESDNFGITHVHVELSGYDANLIVEDIDNAKKYAAELFPDAGISIVGEVVEYAEMNHKLVTAELKSFTLSFIVIAILLILAFSSIKTGLIGMIPNLAPVIVVGGVMGYAHFSLDMLTMTIMPMILGIAVDDTIHLINHIKYQLEVTGSYKEAIIISFRENGGLYGLGARLHHGERQTAWKLQTFCTLKTKLHFLPLTMLNHDWELMQQNFLLNQKKSVPTFTGFRFLHQALCPLQKIIR, encoded by the coding sequence ATGCTTCAGAAAACATCGCACGTCCTGCTCTTATGTCTTGTTCTTTTTGTACGTTCACTCAGAGGTGTAATTGTTCCTATGATTGCAACTTCAGCAGGAATCGGTTCAGTTCTCGGCCTAAGTTCCCTTATGGGAATCACGGCAGACTCAAACATGATTACTCTTCCGATTCTTTTAGGAATGGCACTGTCTGTAGGATATTCCGTTCATTATGTTAATTCCTTCCGAATGCATTTCAGACGGACAGGTCTCCGAAAAGACTCCGTAGTAAAAGCCGTTGAAGAAACCGGATGGCCGATTTTATTTACCGTAATAACTACCGTTGCATCTTTGATTTCATTTCTGTTTGCCGGAATCGGACCTATAAGATGGGTCGGAGGAATTTCCGCTTCAATAGTATTTACGGTTTATCTTTACGTCATAACATTGATTCCTATTTTGATGAGTTTCGGAAAAGACAAACAGATACTCATTACAGAACCGGAAACAAAAAAAAACGGAGCAACAAAAGCAGACCTCTGCTTTGAAAAAATCGGAAACAAAATAATTGATAAAAAACTTCTTATATCCGCTGCATCATTTATTATCATAGCCGCCATGATTCCTGGAATTTTCAAAATCAGTGTAAACATGGATTACATTGAAATGATGGAAAAAAAAATTCCTTATGTTGAACGACTTCTTAACATGCTTTCCGGAAAACTTGGAAGCCTTTACAGCTACGATGTAATGATAAGCTATGACGATCCTGAAGCATTTAAAAATTCTGATTCACTTAAAAATCTTGAAGCTCTGGAAAACAAGCTGGGTAGTCTTAACCTGACAAAAATTTCAGGAGAAAAACCCCGTGTAACTTCTGCCTGTCAGATGATGAAAGAAATAAACAGAATGTTCAATGAAGATGACATTAACTTTTATTCAATTCCTGATGATGACGACATAATTGCACAGAATCTTGTTTTCTACTCCGACAGTTTCAAGGACTGGTTTGATATTGAAAGTGACAACTTTGGAATAACCCATGTTCATGTTGAACTTTCAGGTTATGATGCAAACCTCATTGTAGAAGATATTGATAATGCAAAAAAATATGCAGCAGAACTTTTTCCTGATGCCGGTATAAGCATTGTTGGAGAAGTTGTTGAATATGCGGAGATGAACCATAAGCTTGTTACCGCAGAACTAAAATCCTTTACACTTTCATTTATTGTAATCGCAATTCTTTTAATACTTGCATTCTCAAGCATTAAAACAGGTCTTATCGGAATGATTCCGAATCTTGCACCGGTTATTGTTGTTGGAGGAGTTATGGGATATGCACACTTCTCACTGGATATGCTTACCATGACAATCATGCCGATGATTCTAGGTATAGCCGTTGATGACACAATCCATCTTATTAACCATATAAAATATCAGCTGGAAGTGACAGGAAGCTATAAAGAAGCAATAATTATTTCCTTCCGGGAAAATGGTGGGCTCTACGGATTGGGCGCCAGATTACATCATGGGGAAAGGCAGACGGCCTGGAAGTTACAGACATTCTGTACCCTAAAGACGAAACTTCACTTTCTGCCTCTGACTATGCTGAATCACGATTGGGAATTAATGCAGCAAAACTTTCTTTTAAATCAGAAAAAATCTGTACCGACATTTACTGGATTCCGGTTTTTACACCAAGCACTTTGCCCCTTGCAGAAAATAATCCGTTAA